One window of the Mycobacterium haemophilum DSM 44634 genome contains the following:
- a CDS encoding Cof-type HAD-IIB family hydrolase: protein MTDPTRPTLRPNQPALIACDVDGTLLDEDETVTPRTRDAVRAAVAGGAHFVLATGRPPRWVRPVVDALGFPPMAVCANGAVIYDPATDRVVSARTLAVDVLGELVEVATRVIPGAGLAVERVGDRAHDSATPQFVSSVGYEHAWLNPDNTEVSIEDLLSAPAIKLLIRKAGARSADMAAELAKHVGIAGDITYSTNNGLVEILPLGISKATGVDEVARPLGIADGGVAAFGDMPNDVPMLLRAGHGVAMGNAHPDVLAAADEITAPNTDDGVARVLERWWR from the coding sequence CTGACCGATCCGACTAGGCCGACCCTAAGGCCGAACCAGCCAGCGCTCATCGCCTGCGACGTCGACGGCACGTTGCTTGATGAGGACGAAACCGTAACCCCGCGTACCCGCGACGCGGTGCGTGCCGCCGTCGCCGGAGGCGCGCACTTCGTGCTGGCCACTGGCCGCCCGCCGCGTTGGGTGCGGCCGGTTGTCGATGCGCTCGGTTTCCCGCCGATGGCGGTATGTGCCAACGGTGCCGTGATCTACGACCCTGCGACCGATCGGGTGGTATCGGCGCGCACGCTGGCCGTCGACGTCCTGGGTGAGCTGGTTGAGGTCGCAACGCGCGTTATCCCTGGCGCGGGTCTAGCCGTCGAGCGTGTCGGTGATCGCGCCCACGACAGCGCGACCCCACAGTTCGTCAGCTCGGTGGGTTACGAGCATGCGTGGCTCAACCCGGACAACACTGAGGTGTCGATCGAGGACCTGCTCAGCGCTCCGGCTATCAAGCTGCTGATTCGCAAGGCCGGCGCCCGCAGCGCGGATATGGCCGCCGAACTGGCCAAGCATGTTGGGATCGCGGGTGATATCACCTATTCCACCAACAACGGACTAGTGGAGATCTTGCCGCTGGGCATCAGCAAGGCCACCGGTGTCGACGAGGTCGCCCGGCCGCTAGGAATCGCCGACGGTGGCGTGGCGGCTTTCGGCGACATGCCCAACGACGTTCCGATGCTGCTGCGGGCGGGTCACGGCGTGGCGATGGGTAACGCGCATCCCGATGTGCTGGCTGCCGCCGACGAGATCACCGCCCCCAACACCGATGACGGTGTGGCCCGGGTGTTGGAACGCTGGTGGCGCTAA
- the pheA gene encoding prephenate dehydratase encodes MARIAYLGPEGTFTEAALLRMTAAGLVPGGGPDGFRRLPIESTPAALDAVRGGAADYACVPIENSIDGSVVPTLDSLAIGSPLQVFAETTLDVAFSIVVKPGINAAAVRTLAAFPVAAAQVRQWLAAHLAGAELRPAYSNADAARQVADGQVDAAVTSPLAAIHWGLAALADGIVDEPNARTRFVLVGLPGPPPARTGTDRTSAVLRIDNAPGALVAALAEFGIRGIDLTRIESRPTRTELGTYLFFVDCVGHIDDGAVAEALKALHRRCADVRYLGSWPTGPAPGPGVSAPPPADEASRWLAGLRAGKPDQAAELRGG; translated from the coding sequence GTGGCCCGCATCGCTTACCTCGGTCCTGAAGGAACCTTCACCGAGGCAGCGCTGCTCCGGATGACGGCCGCCGGCCTGGTTCCCGGCGGCGGGCCAGATGGCTTCCGGCGGTTGCCGATCGAGAGCACGCCCGCTGCGCTCGACGCTGTCCGTGGCGGCGCTGCCGATTACGCGTGCGTGCCCATCGAGAACTCCATCGACGGGTCGGTGGTGCCCACCTTGGACAGCTTGGCCATCGGTTCGCCGCTGCAAGTGTTCGCTGAGACAACGCTGGATGTGGCGTTCAGCATCGTCGTCAAACCCGGCATCAACGCCGCCGCCGTTCGCACGTTGGCGGCCTTCCCGGTGGCGGCGGCGCAGGTGCGGCAATGGCTCGCTGCCCATCTGGCCGGCGCTGAACTGCGGCCGGCGTATTCCAACGCCGACGCGGCCCGGCAGGTTGCCGACGGCCAGGTCGACGCCGCGGTGACGTCGCCGCTGGCCGCCATCCACTGGGGGTTGGCGGCTCTCGCCGACGGCATCGTCGACGAACCCAACGCCCGGACCCGCTTCGTCCTGGTTGGCCTGCCGGGGCCGCCGCCGGCCCGCACCGGAACCGATCGCACGTCGGCGGTGCTGCGCATCGACAACGCGCCTGGCGCGTTGGTGGCCGCGCTGGCCGAATTTGGCATCCGCGGCATCGACCTCACCCGAATCGAATCCCGGCCGACCCGCACCGAACTTGGCACCTACTTGTTTTTCGTGGACTGCGTCGGACACATCGATGATGGTGCCGTCGCCGAGGCACTCAAGGCGCTACACCGTCGTTGTGCGGATGTGCGTTATCTCGGTTCCTGGCCGACGGGCCCGGCTCCCGGCCCCGGGGTGTCAGCGCCGCCGCCGGCGGACGAAGCTTCGCGCTGGTTGGCCGGGCTGCGGGCAGGCAAACCCGATCAGGCTGCCGAGCTAAGAGGAGGGTGA
- a CDS encoding MBL fold metallo-hydrolase yields the protein MQVTSVGHAGFLIETHAGSILCDPWVNPAYFASWFPFPDNSALDWDTLGDCDYLYVSHLHKDHFDAKHLHAHVNKDAVVLLPDYPVPDLRNELQKLGFHRFFETTNSVKHCLTGPKGKLDIMIIALRAPADGPIGDSALVVSDGTTTVFNMNDARPVDLELLPSEFGHVDVHLLQYSGAIWYPMVYDMPARAKEAFATQKRQRQMDRARQYIAQVGATWVVPSAGPPCFLDPELRHLNDDRGEVDNIFPDQMVFLDQMRRHGHDRGLLMIPGSIADFTGRTLNSLSHPLPTDQVEAIFSTGKAAYIADYAERMASVLNAERASWASAEGEPLLEQLRALFEPIMLQSNEICDGIGYPVELVIGPETVVLDFPKRVVRERIPDEKVRYGFEIAPELVRTVVRDHEPDWVNTIFLSTRFKAWRVGGYNEYLYTFFKCLTDERIAYADGWFAETHDDSASITLDGWEIQRRCPHLKADLSKFGVVEGNTLTCNLHGWQWRLDDGRCLTSRGHQLRVRRK from the coding sequence GTGCAGGTCACCAGCGTAGGCCACGCCGGCTTTCTGATCGAGACCCACGCGGGCAGCATTCTGTGCGACCCCTGGGTCAATCCGGCCTACTTCGCATCCTGGTTCCCCTTCCCCGACAACAGCGCGCTGGATTGGGACACCCTGGGCGATTGCGACTACTTGTATGTCTCGCATCTACACAAGGACCACTTCGACGCCAAGCACCTGCACGCCCATGTCAATAAGGACGCAGTGGTGCTGCTGCCCGACTATCCAGTGCCCGACCTGCGAAATGAACTGCAGAAGCTAGGGTTTCACCGATTTTTCGAGACCACCAACTCAGTCAAGCACTGCCTGACCGGACCCAAGGGCAAGCTCGACATCATGATCATCGCCCTGCGGGCCCCCGCCGACGGCCCGATCGGCGACTCGGCGCTGGTGGTTTCGGACGGTACCACAACGGTTTTCAACATGAACGATGCTCGGCCGGTCGATTTGGAGTTGTTGCCATCTGAGTTCGGCCACGTCGATGTGCATCTACTGCAGTACTCCGGCGCGATCTGGTACCCGATGGTCTACGACATGCCTGCGCGCGCCAAGGAGGCGTTCGCCACCCAGAAACGCCAACGGCAGATGGACCGCGCCCGCCAATACATCGCTCAGGTGGGGGCCACCTGGGTGGTGCCGTCGGCGGGGCCGCCATGCTTTTTGGACCCCGAGTTACGCCACCTCAACGACGACCGCGGGGAAGTGGACAATATCTTTCCCGACCAAATGGTGTTCCTGGATCAGATGCGCAGGCACGGGCATGACCGTGGCTTGCTGATGATTCCCGGGTCGATCGCGGACTTCACTGGCAGAACCCTGAATTCGCTGAGCCATCCGCTCCCTACCGATCAGGTTGAGGCGATCTTCAGCACCGGCAAGGCAGCGTACATCGCCGACTATGCCGAACGGATGGCGTCTGTCCTGAATGCCGAGCGGGCCAGCTGGGCGTCGGCCGAAGGCGAACCGTTGCTAGAGCAGTTACGCGCGTTGTTCGAGCCGATCATGTTGCAAAGCAATGAGATCTGCGACGGAATCGGCTACCCCGTCGAATTGGTGATCGGGCCCGAAACTGTGGTTTTGGACTTTCCGAAACGTGTTGTGCGCGAACGTATTCCTGATGAAAAGGTGCGCTACGGGTTCGAGATAGCGCCGGAGCTGGTACGTACCGTAGTGCGCGATCACGAGCCGGACTGGGTCAACACCATCTTCTTGTCCACGCGCTTTAAGGCTTGGCGGGTCGGCGGCTACAACGAATATCTGTACACGTTCTTCAAGTGTCTGACTGATGAGCGCATCGCCTATGCTGACGGTTGGTTCGCCGAGACCCACGATGATTCCGCATCGATCACCCTGGACGGCTGGGAGATTCAGCGTCGCTGCCCCCACCTCAAAGCCGACCTATCGAAGTTCGGCGTGGTGGAGGGCAACACACTGACCTGCAATCTGCACGGATGGCAGTGGCGACTGGATGACGGCCGTTGCCTCACCTCACGGGGCCATCAGTTGCGGGTTCGGAGAAAATGA
- a CDS encoding phosphotransferase gives MSFPISPPQVPAVVDRFAAGRSVHAVWVNGLGGVTFRVNSTSCDSEFIKVAKAGAVDFADEARRLRWAARYVTAPRVLGVGRDGDWAWLRTRALPGRSAVHPRWVAAPDVAVRAIGAGLRRLHDQLPVQLCPFDWSVASRLATLSPASGRYPQPAARAGLGEPPPVDQLVVCHGDACSPNTLIDDDGRCCGHVDFGSLGVADRWADLAVATLSLSWNYPGRVWDAEFFAAYGIEPDPPRIDYYRRLWQAED, from the coding sequence TTGTCCTTCCCGATATCCCCGCCGCAGGTCCCTGCCGTCGTCGACCGATTTGCTGCCGGCAGGTCCGTACATGCGGTCTGGGTCAACGGGCTCGGCGGTGTCACCTTTCGGGTGAACTCCACCAGCTGCGACAGCGAGTTCATCAAGGTAGCGAAGGCAGGGGCCGTCGACTTCGCCGATGAAGCGCGCCGCCTGCGCTGGGCGGCGCGCTACGTTACGGCACCGCGGGTGCTGGGCGTGGGCCGAGACGGCGACTGGGCATGGCTGCGTACTCGCGCACTACCCGGCCGGTCCGCGGTGCACCCGCGCTGGGTCGCAGCCCCGGATGTGGCGGTGCGAGCGATCGGTGCGGGGCTGCGCAGGCTGCACGACCAACTACCGGTGCAGTTATGCCCGTTTGACTGGTCTGTGGCCAGCCGGCTGGCGACGCTGTCCCCCGCAAGCGGGCGGTACCCCCAGCCGGCGGCTCGAGCAGGCCTGGGCGAGCCGCCGCCGGTGGACCAGCTGGTGGTCTGTCACGGTGATGCCTGCTCACCCAACACCCTGATCGACGACGACGGCCGCTGCTGTGGACACGTCGATTTCGGCAGTCTCGGTGTGGCCGACCGGTGGGCCGACCTGGCGGTAGCGACGCTCTCGTTGAGCTGGAACTACCCCGGTCGGGTGTGGGACGCGGAGTTTTTCGCTGCCTACGGCATCGAGCCAGACCCGCCGCGCATTGATTACTACCGGCGGCTGTGGCAGGCCGAAGATTGA
- a CDS encoding septum formation family protein, which yields MLDAPEEEPALADDLTGEAEPPPVEFPWPSAVQAVQARATRRGLLLTALGGLLIGGLVTAIPTVGTGPGRLATYIDSNPVPSTGAKSNAAFNRATSGDCLMWPDSTPDAARIVNCADDHRFEVAESIDMRTFPGSEYGPNAAPPSPARIQQISEEQCDAAVRRYLGTKFDPNSKYTVSMLWSGDRAWRQGGERRMLCGLQLPGANNQQVAFKGKVANIDQSKVWPAGTCLSIDLTTNQPIDVPVDCAAPHAMEVTGTVNLAERFPNALPAEPEQDAFIKDACTRLTDSYLAAIQLRTTTLTLIYPTLSLSSWAAGSREVACSIGATLGNGGWATLVNSATGPLLINGQPPIPPPDIPEERLSLPPIPLQLQLPTNQPNLPANPIPPGSQHLPQQQPVVTVPRSPASQAPAASPSPATQAPEAPPPADGGAPRPSDHEPVGPAPGPAEPAPGG from the coding sequence ATGTTGGATGCGCCCGAAGAGGAACCCGCACTCGCCGACGACCTGACCGGCGAGGCCGAACCGCCGCCTGTCGAGTTCCCGTGGCCCAGTGCTGTGCAGGCGGTGCAGGCCAGGGCCACCCGGCGAGGGCTGCTACTGACCGCTCTTGGCGGCCTGCTGATCGGCGGACTGGTCACCGCGATTCCCACCGTTGGGACCGGGCCTGGGCGGCTCGCCACCTATATCGACAGCAATCCGGTGCCCAGCACCGGCGCCAAGAGCAATGCCGCGTTCAACCGCGCCACCAGCGGTGATTGCCTGATGTGGCCGGATAGCACGCCGGACGCCGCGAGGATCGTCAACTGCGCCGACGATCACCGGTTTGAAGTCGCCGAGTCCATCGATATGCGGACTTTCCCCGGTTCGGAGTACGGGCCCAACGCCGCTCCACCGTCACCGGCTCGCATTCAACAGATCAGTGAGGAACAGTGCGACGCGGCCGTCCGCCGCTACCTCGGCACCAAGTTCGATCCGAACAGCAAATACACCGTCAGTATGCTGTGGTCCGGTGACCGGGCGTGGCGCCAGGGCGGCGAGCGCCGCATGCTGTGCGGCCTGCAGCTGCCCGGCGCGAACAACCAGCAGGTCGCCTTCAAGGGCAAGGTCGCCAACATCGACCAGTCCAAGGTCTGGCCGGCCGGCACCTGCTTAAGCATCGACCTCACGACCAACCAACCGATCGACGTTCCGGTTGACTGCGCGGCGCCGCACGCAATGGAGGTCACCGGCACGGTCAATCTGGCCGAGAGGTTCCCGAATGCCTTGCCGGCCGAACCCGAGCAGGACGCATTCATCAAGGACGCATGCACCCGGCTGACCGATAGCTATCTGGCAGCGATCCAGCTGCGGACCACGACCTTGACGCTGATCTACCCCACCCTGTCGCTGTCCAGTTGGGCGGCGGGCAGTCGTGAGGTCGCGTGCAGCATTGGCGCGACGCTGGGCAACGGTGGCTGGGCCACGCTAGTGAATAGCGCTACCGGGCCCCTGCTGATCAACGGTCAGCCACCGATACCGCCGCCCGACATCCCCGAGGAGCGGCTCAGCCTGCCGCCGATACCCCTGCAACTTCAGCTGCCAACAAACCAGCCCAACCTCCCAGCAAACCCGATCCCGCCGGGCAGTCAGCATCTCCCCCAGCAACAGCCGGTTGTGACGGTCCCGCGATCACCGGCATCGCAGGCGCCCGCCGCCTCACCGTCGCCGGCTACGCAGGCGCCGGAGGCCCCACCTCCGGCAGATGGCGGAGCGCCGCGGCCGTCTGACCACGAACCGGTGGGCCCTGCCCCCGGGCCGGCCGAGCCAGCTCCGGGAGGCTAA
- a CDS encoding histidine phosphatase family protein translates to MSGRLVLLRHGQSYGNVERRLDTRPPGAALTPLGRDQARVFAQAAGRPALLAHSVAIRASETAAVIGAEFDVPTREVAGIHEVQVGELEDRNDDDAIAEFNAIYDRWHRGELDVPLPGGETANDVLDRYLPVLLDLRMRYLDNDDWTGDIVVVSHGAAIRLASAVLAGVDGNFALDNHVNNAEAVVLAPITDGRWSCVRWGALTPPFYPHQPRPDGTLVADAVPSGRDPLG, encoded by the coding sequence ATGAGCGGTCGTTTGGTGCTGCTGCGGCATGGCCAGTCCTACGGCAATGTCGAGCGCAGGTTAGACACCCGCCCGCCGGGGGCGGCGCTGACGCCGTTGGGTCGTGATCAGGCCCGGGTGTTCGCCCAGGCTGCTGGGCGGCCGGCATTGCTCGCGCACTCGGTGGCCATCCGGGCCTCGGAGACGGCCGCGGTGATCGGCGCCGAATTCGATGTGCCAACCCGCGAGGTTGCTGGCATTCACGAAGTTCAGGTCGGGGAACTCGAAGACCGCAACGATGACGACGCGATCGCCGAATTTAATGCCATCTACGACCGTTGGCATCGCGGTGAGCTCGATGTGCCATTGCCTGGTGGCGAGACCGCCAACGACGTGTTGGACCGCTATCTGCCAGTACTTCTCGACTTACGCATGCGCTATCTCGACAACGACGACTGGACCGGGGACATCGTCGTCGTCAGCCATGGCGCAGCGATCCGGCTTGCCTCCGCAGTGCTGGCCGGGGTGGACGGCAACTTTGCGCTGGACAACCATGTGAATAACGCTGAGGCGGTGGTGCTGGCACCCATCACCGACGGTCGGTGGAGCTGCGTGCGGTGGGGAGCCCTGACGCCCCCGTTCTACCCTCACCAGCCCCGACCCGATGGCACCTTGGTTGCCGACGCTGTGCCGTCGGGAAGGGACCCGCTGGGCTGA
- a CDS encoding lysophospholipid acyltransferase family protein — MAEPFFRLMEMVVPRVVAANGTKLTFDGLENIPEQGGALVALNHTSYLDWLPASVAAYQRKRRLRFMIKAEMGDVRAVNYVIKHAQLIPVDRREGRDAYAVAVQRLREGELVGLHPEATISRSLELREFKTGAARMAVEAQVPIIPLIVWGAHRLWPKDHPKNVFRNKIPITVAAGAPLPPRGDAAQLNAALRQAMTSLLYQVQEHYPHPAGEHWVPRRLGGSAPTQEDSQAIRLAELQDRVRKYGTDGVTPPGHNQSGSR, encoded by the coding sequence ATGGCAGAGCCGTTTTTCCGGCTGATGGAGATGGTCGTTCCGCGCGTCGTTGCGGCGAACGGAACCAAACTCACCTTCGATGGCCTGGAGAACATTCCGGAACAAGGCGGTGCGTTGGTCGCCCTGAACCACACCAGCTACCTTGACTGGCTCCCAGCGTCGGTCGCCGCATATCAACGGAAGAGGCGGCTGCGCTTCATGATCAAGGCCGAAATGGGCGATGTGCGGGCGGTGAACTACGTGATCAAGCACGCCCAGCTCATTCCGGTGGACCGCAGGGAGGGGCGCGATGCTTACGCGGTGGCGGTGCAGCGGCTGCGCGAGGGTGAACTCGTGGGGCTGCATCCCGAGGCCACCATCAGCCGCAGTTTAGAACTCAGGGAATTCAAAACCGGGGCGGCCCGGATGGCGGTGGAGGCGCAGGTACCGATAATTCCCCTGATTGTCTGGGGTGCGCATCGGCTTTGGCCGAAAGATCATCCAAAGAATGTGTTCCGCAACAAAATCCCGATCACCGTGGCCGCCGGCGCGCCACTGCCGCCGCGGGGCGACGCAGCGCAGCTCAACGCCGCGCTGCGCCAAGCGATGACGTCGTTGCTGTACCAGGTGCAGGAACACTATCCGCATCCCGCGGGCGAGCATTGGGTGCCGCGGCGGCTGGGGGGCAGCGCGCCGACCCAGGAAGACTCTCAGGCGATCCGTTTGGCTGAATTGCAAGACCGGGTTCGAAAGTACGGGACCGACGGTGTGACACCGCCGGGTCATAACCAAAGCGGCTCACGCTGA
- a CDS encoding DUF2470 domain-containing protein, with protein sequence MALVTSPAPTTAERIRSTCARAGGALLALENEANDDPIATPVHHLLHDGSFAVAVPVDPARPRDGASEGQALLELTDYAPLPVREPVRSLVWVRGRLQHVPSAAVTGMLDLIAAEHPNPALLQVDTPISDRYDGEETRYTLMQLEIASVVVTDATGAEAVSVEALLQARPDPFCEIESSLLWHLATAHNDVVARLIARLPASLRRGQVRPLGLDRYGVRFRVEGNAGDRDVRLPFHKPVDDMTGLNQAIRVLLGCPFRNGLRAQR encoded by the coding sequence GTGGCACTGGTGACCAGCCCGGCACCGACGACGGCCGAGCGTATTCGCAGCACCTGCGCTCGGGCCGGTGGCGCACTATTGGCCCTCGAGAACGAGGCGAACGACGACCCGATAGCCACCCCGGTCCACCACTTGCTGCACGACGGATCCTTCGCGGTAGCAGTTCCCGTCGACCCGGCCCGGCCGCGGGACGGGGCGTCCGAAGGTCAGGCACTGCTGGAACTGACCGACTACGCGCCGCTCCCCGTGCGTGAACCGGTCCGATCACTGGTGTGGGTCCGCGGTCGCCTCCAGCACGTCCCGTCGGCCGCCGTGACCGGGATGCTCGACCTGATCGCCGCTGAACACCCGAATCCGGCGCTGCTGCAAGTGGATACCCCGATATCCGATCGCTATGACGGGGAGGAAACTCGTTACACGCTGATGCAGTTAGAGATCGCGTCCGTGGTGGTCACCGACGCCACCGGCGCCGAGGCCGTCAGCGTCGAGGCCCTGCTGCAAGCTCGTCCCGATCCGTTCTGCGAAATCGAATCATCCTTGCTCTGGCACCTGGCCACCGCCCACAACGACGTGGTCGCGCGGCTGATAGCCAGGCTTCCGGCGTCGCTGCGACGCGGCCAGGTGCGCCCACTGGGCCTCGACCGTTACGGCGTGCGATTCCGCGTCGAAGGTAACGCCGGTGACCGCGATGTCCGGCTGCCCTTCCATAAGCCAGTCGACGACATGACCGGGCTGAACCAGGCCATCCGGGTGTTGCTGGGTTGCCCGTTTCGCAACGGGCTGCGCGCCCAGCGGTGA
- the serS gene encoding serine--tRNA ligase → MIDLKLLREDPDAVRRSQLSRGEDPALVDALLRADAARRAAISAADALRAEQKTASKSVGSASAEERPALLQRAKNLAEQVKAAETAQAEAATAFTAAYMAISNVVLDGVPAGGEDDYAVLDIVGDPPPLTNPKDHLELGESLGLIDMQRGAKVSGSRFYFLTGRGALLQLGLLQLALRLAVENHFIPMIPPVLVRPEVMAGTGFLGAHAEEVYRVDDLYLVGTSEVPLAGYHSDEILDLSGGPLRYAGWSSCFRREAGSHGKDTRGIIRVHQFDKVEGFVYCAPTDAEAEHQRLLGWQREMLARIEVPYRVIDVAAGDLGSSAARKFDCEAWVPTQGTYRELTSTSNCTTFQARRLATRYRDANGKPQIAATLNGTLGTTRWLVAILENHQRPDGSVRVPDALVPFVGTQLLEPTS, encoded by the coding sequence GTGATCGACCTGAAGTTGCTCCGGGAAGACCCCGACGCGGTACGCCGTTCCCAACTTAGCCGTGGCGAAGACCCGGCCCTAGTGGATGCCCTGCTGAGGGCCGACGCCGCCCGTCGGGCCGCGATTTCGGCCGCAGACGCGCTGCGCGCCGAACAGAAAACCGCCAGCAAAAGCGTGGGCTCCGCATCAGCCGAAGAGCGTCCGGCGTTATTACAACGCGCCAAGAACCTTGCCGAGCAGGTGAAAGCCGCTGAAACCGCCCAGGCTGAGGCCGCGACAGCGTTCACTGCGGCGTACATGGCAATCTCGAACGTCGTTCTGGATGGGGTCCCCGCCGGCGGGGAGGACGACTACGCGGTACTCGATATCGTTGGCGATCCACCGCCGTTGACCAATCCAAAGGACCACCTGGAACTCGGCGAATCGCTGGGTCTGATCGATATGCAGCGTGGTGCCAAGGTGTCCGGCTCGCGGTTCTACTTCCTCACCGGTCGGGGCGCGCTGTTACAGCTGGGCCTGTTGCAGCTCGCGTTGCGGCTGGCCGTCGAAAACCACTTCATCCCGATGATCCCGCCGGTGCTGGTACGCCCCGAGGTGATGGCCGGTACCGGATTTCTGGGCGCCCATGCCGAGGAGGTGTATCGGGTGGACGATCTTTACCTGGTGGGCACCTCCGAAGTGCCGCTGGCCGGCTACCACTCCGACGAGATCCTGGACTTGTCCGGCGGGCCGCTACGGTATGCGGGCTGGTCGTCGTGTTTCCGGCGCGAGGCTGGCAGCCATGGCAAGGACACCCGCGGCATCATCCGGGTGCACCAATTCGACAAGGTGGAGGGCTTCGTCTACTGCGCACCCACCGACGCCGAGGCCGAACACCAACGGCTGCTGGGCTGGCAGCGCGAGATGCTGGCGCGCATTGAGGTGCCGTATCGAGTAATCGACGTGGCCGCAGGCGATCTCGGGTCGTCGGCGGCCCGCAAGTTCGACTGCGAAGCGTGGGTCCCGACCCAGGGGACCTACCGCGAGTTGACCTCGACATCGAACTGCACGACCTTTCAAGCGCGCCGGCTCGCCACACGCTACCGAGATGCCAACGGCAAGCCGCAGATCGCGGCCACGCTCAACGGCACGCTCGGCACCACCCGATGGCTGGTCGCGATCCTGGAAAACCACCAGCGGCCCGACGGCAGCGTGCGGGTGCCCGACGCGCTGGTTCCGTTCGTGGGGACTCAGCTGCTAGAGCCGACCTCCTGA
- a CDS encoding lysophospholipid acyltransferase family protein yields the protein MAEPTFRTLEILAQLVVLASGSRITYVGEENIPDHGGAVIAINHTSYVDWLPAALAMTRRRRRLRFMIKAEMQQVKVVNFLIKHTGSIPVDRDAGAGAFAVAVQRLREGELVGVYPEATISRSFELKEFKTGAARLAIQADVPIVPVIVWGAQRVWTKDHPKHIGRNKVPITVYVGAPLHAADDIRLTDTALRGSMTTLLHQVQESYPHPAGAYWVPRRLGGGAPTLAEAAALDAEEAAARAAARAARESR from the coding sequence ATGGCGGAGCCGACCTTCCGCACCCTCGAGATCCTGGCTCAGCTGGTTGTTTTGGCCAGTGGAAGCCGGATCACCTACGTGGGCGAGGAGAATATCCCCGACCACGGTGGCGCCGTGATCGCCATCAACCACACCAGCTATGTCGACTGGCTGCCAGCCGCGCTGGCGATGACGCGCCGGCGGCGTCGGCTTCGATTCATGATCAAGGCCGAGATGCAACAGGTGAAGGTGGTCAATTTTTTGATCAAGCACACCGGCTCCATTCCGGTGGACCGGGACGCCGGGGCGGGTGCCTTTGCCGTGGCCGTGCAGCGGCTACGCGAGGGGGAGCTGGTCGGGGTCTATCCGGAGGCCACCATCAGCCGCAGCTTCGAGCTCAAGGAATTCAAGACCGGTGCCGCGCGGCTGGCTATCCAAGCTGATGTCCCGATCGTGCCCGTGATTGTCTGGGGTGCGCAACGGGTCTGGACCAAGGACCATCCCAAGCACATCGGTCGCAACAAGGTCCCAATCACTGTGTACGTGGGTGCGCCGTTGCATGCCGCCGACGACATCAGGTTGACCGATACCGCGCTGCGCGGATCGATGACTACGCTGCTGCACCAGGTGCAGGAGAGTTATCCGCACCCGGCTGGGGCCTACTGGGTGCCGCGCCGGCTAGGTGGCGGAGCACCGACCTTGGCCGAGGCGGCTGCGCTGGATGCCGAGGAGGCGGCGGCGCGAGCCGCGGCCCGTGCCGCGCGCGAGTCGCGATAG
- a CDS encoding lysophospholipid acyltransferase family protein, which produces MEPAYGTVIQLARLVWRIQGLKISVLGIENLPTSGGAVIAINHTSYLDFTFAGLPAYQQGLGRKVRFMAKQEVFDGKITGPIMRSLRHIPVDRQDGAASYEAAVRNLKDGELVGVYPEATISRSFEIKEFKGGAARMSVEAGVPIIPHIVWGAQRIWTKDHPKKLFRPKVPIVVLVGEPIEPTLGVAELKGLLHSRMQHLLERAQELYGPHPAGEFWVPHRLGGGAPSLAEAARLDAEEAAERAARRAQRAKRAGAAE; this is translated from the coding sequence GTGGAACCGGCATACGGGACTGTTATTCAGCTTGCCCGCCTGGTCTGGCGGATTCAGGGTCTGAAGATCAGTGTCTTGGGCATAGAGAACTTACCGACCAGCGGTGGCGCCGTCATCGCGATCAACCACACCAGCTACCTCGACTTCACCTTTGCGGGTTTGCCCGCCTACCAGCAGGGCCTCGGGCGCAAGGTGCGGTTCATGGCCAAGCAAGAGGTATTCGATGGCAAGATCACCGGGCCGATTATGCGCAGCCTGCGGCACATCCCGGTGGACCGGCAAGACGGGGCCGCGTCCTACGAAGCCGCCGTCAGGAATCTCAAAGATGGTGAGCTCGTCGGCGTCTACCCCGAGGCCACGATCAGCCGAAGCTTTGAGATCAAGGAATTCAAAGGGGGAGCGGCCCGGATGTCGGTGGAGGCCGGGGTGCCGATCATTCCGCACATCGTCTGGGGTGCCCAGCGGATCTGGACCAAAGACCACCCCAAGAAGCTCTTTCGCCCGAAGGTGCCGATCGTGGTGCTCGTCGGCGAACCGATTGAACCGACGCTGGGCGTAGCGGAATTGAAGGGTTTGTTGCACTCACGGATGCAGCATTTGCTGGAGCGAGCGCAAGAGCTGTACGGACCGCACCCAGCCGGGGAGTTTTGGGTGCCGCATCGGCTGGGTGGGGGTGCCCCGTCGTTAGCCGAGGCGGCCCGCCTCGACGCTGAGGAGGCGGCCGAGAGGGCGGCGCGGCGCGCCCAGCGTGCCAAACGGGCCGGGGCGGCGGAGTAG